A stretch of Arachis hypogaea cultivar Tifrunner chromosome 15, arahy.Tifrunner.gnm2.J5K5, whole genome shotgun sequence DNA encodes these proteins:
- the LOC112749628 gene encoding LOW QUALITY PROTEIN: protein SWOLLEN 1-like (The sequence of the model RefSeq protein was modified relative to this genomic sequence to represent the inferred CDS: inserted 1 base in 1 codon) encodes MDYDDNDFQSQNLHLAGEGSTKFPPALRPYALSKFDFDESLQGNLRFDSLVETEVFLGIESNEDNQWIDAFSRGGSGIEFSSTAAESCPISRHGNIWSEATSSESVEMLLKSVGQEEFIPRQTIIQESDACDELACITKQMDPHPKRDDKNEFKDNVTDLQPPGGSHGNLPGLKEDVRMEQPLDGVSKSHEVGPSIGGSSGNLEPSDIHRNIDLPVSDGNPTIYNDNRSNTTILTEVETAADILHSDKTQVDSSVSGVQTHATEASIQSVVDEQQGALQTPINKQDLDGITDMGDAHHPEVSLCSIATTGALEGGSVIEALEKGVNIVEDSLQKEERCTEDDLSRNHAREDVVVLKDELMPDQSALATQELPKVSEEDSTSKGPGGEATNSTCEISPNLKHNVDVVEKTDFGECSVTKENKLLNTGGHMDTEMLSSKPENFVSSEGVNDISKVSEGVLGDSAQICQNSEPDSQTYHEKFDQDASVNDKESKTPSESGPIHSDIDQSHPVDKRGGLSLPCEGIVQTGLTTVAVPINVTPVNNSASQVIVGNVSSTSCEIVPPPSEQVVSSHEATSHNDFQSITVLGPAVDEKEESASKLPEEAGTSAPVESSERDTAPCTISGADKHHSSDASRQVSCETVIDCLHNVEGTSGTVNTAEPQGKVDDKDIQGCNNEDGVPPVLHESTDKLGDGVKFPFSKDDKGNAQNNDAKSSSGDDIVPGNKTSLSSAPSHNSCVELQSFPANNARPPISTVGSPSKTDKDKNQIKVSASQNPPTSQDLKGENASKAESSLTPKLHPAIDSSIKNVMDVNQEDIGKSPPVPVPVIADKKTSTAVDGSPKTSGRRRASKSKISGNISHESPQILDGVAAHSVPKSTPERKPRRTSNKKPVKESSTKGSRVKDTTLGRQSDRGDKSTNVSLSPSPGFQLMQSNEVQQYGHIDPNSSKPFALVNPSTSSLPDLNTSASPPVLFQQPFTDLQQVQLRAQIFVYGALIQGTAPDEPYMISAFGGPDGGRSIWEKAWRACMERQHGQKSHPVNPETPLQSKSGARTADSAVKQSTAPGKGISSPLGRGSSKATPTTVNPLVPFSSPLWNLPTPSCDSVQPNALGRGSVVDYSQALPSLHPYQTPPLRNFLGHNTSWISQASIRGPYIPSGSPAPDNSAHVSASPFSDTIKLSSAKGPSLPPTSVIKNGTPGLPELSTSIPSTTIGSVSALDANNVTVSLPQQSSDPKPRKRKKITVSEDFGQKTLQSPPPVVTTYVSTSVAVATPVVTLPITTSEKSVVSVPPLAERLKIDQNVEKRILSDESLMKVKEAKLHAEEASALSAAAVNHSLEIWTQLDKHKNSGLMPDIEAKLASAAVAVAAAAAVAKAAAAAANVASNAAVQAKLMADEALISCASDNSSQFNKISLSEGTSNFGQASPASILKGANGTNSPGSIIVAAKEAARRRVEAASAASKRAENMDAIVKAAELAAEAVSQAGKIVTMGDPLPLSDLVDAGPEGYWKSAGESSQHVGLSKDMTRDLVSIDNVGDIPETSNTHNRDISLVGISSSINEKNSRGPRGRKVTELTKPVDVVPESEPQIQISNTVSDENETVEGNNFKEGSLIEVFKDEEGYKAAWFTANILSLKDGKAYVGYTSLVAVEGAGPLKEWVSLEAEGDKPPRIRAARPLTSLHYEGTRKRRRAALGDYAWSVGDKVDAWVQESWWEGVITEKNKKDEXTFTVHFPASGETTVVRAWHLRPSLIWKEGKWIESSKVVATISSTHEGDTPNEKRPKLSNPADVNGQDNMSKSIDATESSNSDGLRLLNLTENEKVFNIGNSSKNENKLDTHRTARTGLQKEGSKVIFGVPKPGKKRKFMEVSKHYVAQESKISDKNDSVKLANFLMPPQSSGPRGWKNSSKNDTRERLGADSKPKTSRSGRPHSAFGRAIPPKDNPSSASSLSSDLPGHTERIKDSTHFKNASHGENQLEKAPYTTDGATQGPILFSSLATSTDAVPAKKTSTSRASKGKLAPAGGKLGKGETEKPSNDPIKSTSDAIEQPRRSNRRIQPTSRLLEGLQSSLIISKIPSVSHNRNASKGNN; translated from the exons ATGGATTATGATGACAATGATTTTCAAAGCCAGAATCTCCATTTAGCTGGTGAAGGGAGCACCAAATTTCCTCCAGCATTAAGGCCATATGCGCTCTCTAAGTTTGATTTTGATGAAAGCCTTCAAGGGAATTTAAGATTTGATAGTTTGGTCGAAACTGAAGTTTTTCTTGGCATTGAAAGTAACGAAGATAACCAGTGGATTGACGCATTCTCCCGAGGGGGTAGTGGCATAGAGTTTAGTTCAACTGCTGCTGAATCTTGCCCCATATCAAGGCATGGAAATATTTGGTCCGAGGCCACTTCCTCGGAATCTGTTGAAATGCTATTGAAATCTGTTGGACAGGAGGAGTTTATTCCTAGACAAACTATTATTCAGGAATCAGATGCCTGTGATGAACTGGCCTGCATAACTAAGCAAATGGACCCCCATCCAAAACGTGACGATAAAAATGAATTTAAAGACAATGTTACAGATTTACAGCCTCCTGGAGGTAGTCATGGGAATTTGCCTGGATTGAAGGAGGATGTAAGAATGGAGCAGCCTCTGGATGGAGTTTCCAAAAGTCATGAAGTTGGACCATCTATTGGCGGAAGTTCGGGTAACCTGGAACCAAGTGATATTCACAGAAATATTGACTTACCTGTTTCCGATGGGAATCCAACTATCTATAATGATAACAGGAGTAATACTACAATTCTAACTGAAGTTGAGACTGCGGCTGACATCTTGCACAGTGACAAAACCCAAGTTGATTCATCTGTATCTGGGGTGCAAACTCATGCTACTGAAGCATCTATTCAAAGTGTGGTTGATGAGCAACAAGGTGCTTTACAAACACCAATTAATAAACAAGACTTGGATGGAATCACGGATATGGGTGATGCTCATCATCCCGAGGTATCTCTCTGTTCAATTGCCACAACAGGCGCTTTGGAAGGTGGAAGTGTAATTGAAGCCCTTGAGAAGGGGGTAAATATTGTAGAAGATTCGTTACAGAAAGAGGAAAGATGCACTGAAGATGATCTGTCTCGAAACCATGCAAGAGAAGATGTAGTTGTCCTTAAGGATGAGTTGATGCCTGATCAATCTGCACTAGCTACGCAGGAGTTGCCAAAGGTTTCAGAAGAGGATTCTACTTCTAAGGGACCAGGAGGTGAGGCCACTAATTCCACTTGTGAGATTTCTCCTAATCTCAAGCATAATGTGGATGTTGTGGAGAAGACAGATTTTGGTGAGTGCAGTGTCACTAAGGAAAATAAGTTATTGAACACTGGTGGCCACATGGATACAGAGATGTTATCAAGCAAGCCAGAGAATTTTGTTTCTTCAGAGGGGGTAAATGACATTTCTAAAGTAAGTGAAGGAGTTTTGGGTGACTCAGCTCAAATATGTCAGAACAGTGAACCTGACAGCCAAACTTACCATGAAAAATTTGATCAAGACGCATCTGTCAATGACAAAGAGAGTAAGACCCCTTCTGAGTCTGGTCCAATCCATAGTGATATTGACCAATCACATCCTGTAGATAAGAGAGGTGGTTTGTCATTGCCATGCGAAGGCATTGTGCAAACTGGGTTGACAACAGTTGCTGTGCCAATTAATGTCACACCGGTCAACAATTCAG CTTCACAGGTTATTGTGGGAAATGTTAGTTCAACATCCTGTGAAATAGTTCCACCTCCTTCTGAACAAGTTGTTTCCTCTCATGAAGCTACTAGTCACAATGATTTTCAAAGCATAACTGTTCTTGGGCCTGCTGTTGATGAAAAGGAAGAGTCTGCATCCAAATTACCTGAAGAAGCTGGAACTTCTGCTCCTGTTGAATCTTCTGAAAGGGATACTGCTCCTTGTACTATTTCTGGAGCTGATAAACATCATTCATCTGATGCTTCTAGACAAGTGTCATGTGAGACAGTAATCGACTGTCTGCATAACGTTGAAGGGACCAGTGGTACTGTAAACACTGCTGAACCTCAAGGGAAAGTAGATGATAAGGATATCCAGGGATGCAATAATGAGGATGGTGTGCCTCCAGTTCTTCATGAATCAACAGATAAACTGGGAGATGGTGTCAAATTTCCTTTTAGTAAGGATGACAAAGGGAATGCACAGAACAATGATGCCAAGTCATCTTCAG GTGATGACATTGTACCAGGAAACAAAACTTCCTTATCTTCTGCTCCTTCACATAACTCTTGTGTTGAGTTGCAAAGCTTTCCTGCTAATAATGCCCGCCCTCCCATTAGTACAGTTGGAAGCCCTTCTAAGACTGATAAGGATAAGAACCAAATTAAGGTTTCTGCTAGTCAGAATCCCCCAACTTCTCAGGATCTGAAGGGAGAAAATGCTTCCAAAGCTGAGAGCAGTTTGACTCCAAAATTACATCCTGCAATTGATTCGTCCATAAAAAATGTCATGGATGTGAACCAAGAAGATATTGGCAAGAGTCCACCAGTTCCAGTTCCTGTTATTGCAGACAAGAAAACATCTACT GCTGTGGATGGTTCTCCTAAAACTTCTGGGCGACGACGTGCTTCAAAATCCAAAATTTCTGGAAATATATCCCATGAAAGCCCACAAATACTGGATGGAGTGGCAGCACACAGTGTTCCAAAATCTACCCCTGAACGCAAACCTAGGCGGACATCTAATAAGAAACCTGTAAAGGAATCTTCTACAAAAGGAAGTCGGGTGAAAGATACAACTCTAGGTAGACAGTCGGATAGAGGTGATAAATCAACCAATGTCTCCTTGAGCCCATCTCCTGGTTTCCAGCTGATGCAATCAAACGAGGTGCAGCAGTATGGGcacattgatcccaatagctcaAAGCCATTTGCTCTTGTAAATCCTTCAACATCTAGCCTTCCAGATTTGAACACTTCTGCTTCTCCACCTGTTCTGTTTCAACAACCTTTCACAGATCTACAACAAGTACAATTGCGTGCCCAAATATTTGTCTATGGAGCTTTGAT TCAAGGCACAGCACCTGATGAACCGTATATGATATCAGCTTTTGGGGGACcag ATGGTGGAAGGAGCATTTGGGAGAAGGCCTGGCGTGCCTGCATGGAAAGACAACATGGTCAAAAATCTCATCCTGTTAACCCGGAAACACCTTTACAATCTAAATCTG GTGCCAGAACTGCTGATTCAGCTGTTAAGCAGAGTACTGCTCCAGGAAAAGGTATCTCATCTCCACTTGGTCGAGGCAGCAGCAAGGCTACTCCAACAACTGTGAACCCCTTAGTACCTTTTTCATCTCCCCTTTGGAATCTGCCTACTCCTTCTTGTGATTCAGTGCAACCTAATGCCCTTGGAAGAGGTTCTGTTGTGGATTATTCACAGGCACTTCCCTCATTGCATCCTTACCAAACTCCACCTCTGAGAAATTTTCTTGGACACAACACATCTTGGATATCCCAGGCCTCCATTCGTGGACCCTATATTCCTTCTGGCTCTCCTGCACCCGATAACAGTGCCCATGTTTCTGCATCTCCTTTCTCAGATACAATTAAGTTAAGTTCAGCTAAAGGACCTTCTCTGCCTCCCACATCTGTCATAAAGAATGGTACTCCTGGTCTTCCTGAATTGAGTACTAGCATTCCAAGTACTACAATAGGTTCTGTTTCTGCACTTGATGCAAACAATGTGACAGTATCACTTCCTCAACAGTCTTCAGATCCAaagccaagaaaaagaaaaaagattacgGTGTCAGAGGATTTTGGTCAAAAAACTTTGCAATCACCACCTCCTGTTGTTACTACTTATGTATCTACTTCTGTGGCCGTTGCAACCCCTGTTGTGACTCTGCCCATAACTACCAGTGAAAAATCAGTTGTCTCTGTACCTCCACTTGCTGAACGCCTCAAAATTGACCAAAATGTGGAGAAGCGGATTCTGTCAGATGAGTCTCTTATGAAAGTTAAGGAGGCCAAACTACATGCAGAGGAAGCTTCTGCTCTTTCTGCTGCTGCTGTGAATCATAGCCTAGAGATATGGACCCAGTTGGATAAGCATAAGAATTCTGGGTTGATGCCAGACATTGAGGCTAAACTAGCTTCTGCAGCAGttgctgttgctgctgctgcaGCTGTTGCAAAGGCAGCGGCTGCAGCTGCTAATGTTGCATCAAATGCTGCAGTTCAAGCAAAATTGATGGCGGATGAAGCATTGATCTCATGTGCCTCTGATAATTCCAgccaatttaataaaatatctctTTCTGAGGGTACAAGTAACTTTGGACAAGCTAGCCCTGCTTCCATCTTGAAGGGTGCTAATGGAACCAATAGCCCTGGTTCTATCATTGTTGCTGCAAAGGAAGCTGCTAGAAGGAGAGTGGAAGCTGCTTCAGCTGCCTCAAAAAGAGCTGAAAATATGGATGCCATTGTGAAGGCTGCTGAGCTTGCAGCAGAAGCAGTATCCCAAGCAGGAAAGATTGTAACTATGGGTGATCCTTTGCCATTAAGTGACTTAGTGGATGCTGGTCCAGAGGGTTATTGGAAATCAGCTGGAGAGTCTTCTCAGCACGTTGGATTATCAAAAGACATGACCAGAGATCTGGTCAGCATTGACAATGTTGGAGACATTCCTGAAACTTCTAATACTCATAACAGAGACATTTCATTGGTTGGTATTTCATCTTCTATCAATGAAAAGAATTCAAGAGGGCCAAGAGGCCGCAAGGTTACTGAGTTAACCAAGCCAGTTGATGTGGTTCCTGAATCTGAACCTCAAATACAGATTTCTAACACTGTTAGCGATGAAAATGAAACTGTGGAGGGCAATAACTTCAAGGAAGGCTCTCTTATAGAG GTTTTCAAAGATGAGGAAGGATATAAAGCAGCATGGTTCACAGCCAATATTTTGAGTTTGAAAGATGGTAAAGCTTATGTCGGATACACTTCGCTTGTAGCTGTTGAAG GTGCCGGGCCCTTGAAGGAATGGGTTTCTCTCGAAGCTGAAGGCGACAAACCCCCCAGAATACGGGCTGCTCGTCCTCTCACTAGTTTACATTATGAAGGAACTAGGAAGAGACGTAGGGCAGCTTTGGGAGATTATGCATGGTCTGTTGGGGATAAAGTAGATGCTTGGGTACAAGAAAG CTGGTGGGAAGGAGTAATCAcagaaaagaacaagaaagatG AAACGTTCACCGTTCACTTTCCTG CTAGTGGAGAAACAACAGTTGTCAGAGCTTGGCATCTACGTCCATCCCTTATCTGGAAAGAAGGAAAATGGATCGAGTCTTCTAAGGTGGTAGCAACTATTAGTTCTACGCATGAG GGTGATACGCCTAATGAAAAAAGACCTAAACTCAGTAATCCTGCAGATGTTAATGGACAAGACAATATGTCAAAGAGTATTGATGCTACGGAGTCATCAAATTCTGATGGGTTGAGATTACTTAATTTGACTGAAAATGAGAAAGTGTTTAACATAGGTAACAGCagcaagaatgaaaataaattggataCACACAGAACTGCAAGGACTGGTCTTCAGAAAGAAGGTTCTAAGGTGATTTTTGGTGTTCCTAAACCTGGGAAGAAAAGGAAATTTATGGAAGTAAGCAAGCATTATGTTGCACAAGAGAGTAagattagtgataaaaatgattCGGTTAAACTTGCAAATTTCTTGATGCCACCTCAAAGTTCAGGACCCCGAGGGTGGAAAAATAGTTCCAAAAATGATACCAGAGAGAGACTAGGAGCCGACTCCAAGCCCAAGACTTCTAGGTCAGGGAGACCACATAGTGCATTTGGTAGAGCAATCCCACCAAAAGACAATCCATCAAGTGCTTCTTCTCTTAGCAGTGATCTACCAGGTCATACAGAAAGGATCAAAGATTCAACTCATTTCAAGAATGCATCGCATGGTGAAAATCAGTTGGAAAAAGCACCCTACACTACGGATGGAGCTACACAGGGTCCAATATTATTTTCATCACTGGCAACTTCAACAGATGCTGTTCCTGCTAAAAAGACATCCACATCAAGAGCGAGTAAAGGAAAACTTGCACCTGCTGGTGGCAAGTTGGGTAAGGGTGAGACCGAAAAGCCTTCAAATGACCCCATTAAATCAACTTCTGATGCCATTGAGCAGCCTCGTAGATCCAATCGCAGGATCCAACCAACGTCAAGA CTATTAGAAGGATTGCAGAGCTCTTTAATCATATCAAAGATTCCGTCGGTTTCACATAATCGTAATGCCTCTAAAG GTAATAACTAG
- the LOC140179608 gene encoding protein SWOLLEN 1-like: MDYDDNDFQSQNLHLAGEGSTKFPPALRPYALSKFDFDESLQGNLRFDSLVETEVFLGIESNEDNQWIDAFSRGGSGIEFSSTAAESCPISRHGNIWSEATSSESVEMLLKSVGQEEFIPRQTIIQESDACDELACITKQMDPHPKRDDKNEFKDNVTDLQPPGGSHGNLPGLKEDVRMEQPLDGVSKVMKLDHLSAEVWVTWNQVIFTEILTYLFPMGIQLSIMITGVILQF; this comes from the coding sequence ATGGATTATGATGACAATGATTTTCAAAGCCAGAATCTCCATTTAGCTGGTGAAGGGAGCACCAAATTTCCTCCAGCATTAAGGCCATATGCGCTCTCTAAGTTTGATTTTGATGAAAGCCTTCAAGGGAATTTAAGATTTGATAGTTTGGTCGAAACTGAAGTTTTTCTTGGCATTGAAAGTAACGAAGATAACCAGTGGATTGACGCATTCTCCCGAGGGGGTAGTGGCATAGAGTTTAGTTCAACTGCTGCTGAATCTTGCCCCATATCAAGGCATGGAAATATTTGGTCCGAGGCCACTTCCTCGGAATCTGTTGAAATGCTATTGAAATCTGTTGGACAGGAGGAGTTTATTCCTAGACAAACTATTATTCAGGAATCAGATGCCTGTGATGAACTGGCCTGCATAACTAAGCAAATGGACCCCCATCCAAAACGTGACGATAAAAATGAATTTAAAGACAATGTTACAGATTTACAGCCTCCTGGAGGTAGTCATGGGAATTTGCCTGGATTGAAGGAGGATGTAAGAATGGAGCAGCCTCTGGATGGAGTTTCTAAAGTCATGAAGTTGGACCATCTATCGGCGGAAGTTTGGGTAACCTGGAACCAAGTGATATTCACAGAAATATTGACTTACCTGTTTCCGATGGGAATCCAACTATCTATAATGATAACAGGAGTAATACTACAATTCTAA